One Edaphobacter lichenicola DNA window includes the following coding sequences:
- the sdhA gene encoding succinate dehydrogenase flavoprotein subunit — translation MAATPRIIVVGGGLAGLSAVIKIAEAGGKVDLFSIVPVKRSHSVCAQGGINAAKDLKGEGDSVLKHFDDTVYGGDFLANQTPVKNMTAQGPAIIDLLDRMGVPFNRTPEGLLDFRRFGGTLYQRTAFAGATTGQQLLYALDEQVRRYEAEGKVTKYEGWEFLSAVLGSKGEARGICAMDLRTMDTRTFPADAVIICTGGNGAIFGKSTNSVVCTGSAQSALYQQGAFYANGEFIQVHPTAIPGEDKLRLMSESARGEGGRVWVPRDKNDKRVARSIPEADRWYFLEEWYPKYGNLVPRDVATRAIFKVVYEHGMGIDGQPMVYLDLTHLPAERLNKLEGILEIYEKFVGDDPREVPMKIFPGMHYTMGGLWVDFDQRTNIPGIYAAGEADYSIHGANRLGANSLLSCIYGGFVAGPHALAYAKALPPQEGDGGHAAELARQKEFNNQLLNNPGTENPFKLWRELGDTMTKHATIIRYNAGLDEADAKIVELLERYENVNLSDKSQWANTSFAFTRQLYNMLQLGRVIVQGARLRDESRGAHYKPDFPDRNDEKFLKTTKASFKDNAPAFEFEEVDISHIKPRPRRYDATA, via the coding sequence ATGGCAGCAACACCCAGAATCATCGTAGTAGGCGGCGGCCTGGCCGGTCTCTCCGCCGTCATCAAGATCGCCGAAGCCGGCGGCAAGGTCGACCTCTTCTCCATCGTCCCCGTCAAGCGCTCCCACTCCGTCTGCGCCCAGGGAGGCATCAACGCCGCCAAGGACCTCAAAGGCGAAGGCGACTCCGTCCTCAAGCACTTCGACGACACCGTCTACGGCGGCGACTTCCTCGCCAACCAGACCCCCGTCAAAAACATGACCGCCCAGGGCCCCGCAATCATCGACCTTCTCGACCGCATGGGCGTCCCCTTCAACCGCACCCCCGAAGGCCTCCTCGACTTCCGCCGCTTCGGCGGCACACTCTACCAGCGCACCGCCTTTGCCGGAGCCACCACCGGCCAACAGCTCCTTTATGCACTGGATGAGCAAGTGAGAAGGTACGAAGCCGAAGGCAAAGTCACCAAGTACGAAGGCTGGGAGTTCCTCTCCGCCGTCCTCGGCTCCAAAGGCGAAGCTCGCGGCATCTGCGCCATGGACCTCCGCACAATGGACACCCGCACCTTCCCCGCCGACGCCGTCATCATCTGCACCGGAGGCAACGGAGCCATCTTCGGAAAGTCCACCAATTCAGTAGTTTGCACCGGATCAGCTCAATCAGCACTTTATCAACAGGGAGCCTTCTACGCCAACGGCGAGTTCATCCAGGTCCACCCCACCGCCATCCCCGGCGAAGACAAGCTCCGCCTCATGTCCGAGTCCGCCCGAGGCGAAGGCGGCCGCGTCTGGGTCCCCCGCGACAAGAACGACAAGCGCGTAGCCCGCTCCATCCCCGAAGCCGACCGCTGGTACTTCCTCGAAGAGTGGTACCCGAAGTACGGCAACCTCGTCCCCCGCGACGTCGCCACCCGCGCCATCTTCAAAGTCGTCTACGAGCACGGCATGGGCATCGACGGCCAGCCCATGGTCTACCTCGACCTCACCCACCTCCCCGCAGAACGCCTCAACAAACTCGAAGGCATCCTCGAGATCTACGAAAAGTTCGTCGGCGACGACCCCCGCGAAGTCCCCATGAAGATCTTCCCCGGCATGCACTACACCATGGGCGGCCTCTGGGTCGACTTCGACCAGCGCACCAACATCCCCGGCATCTACGCCGCAGGCGAGGCCGACTACTCCATCCACGGCGCCAACCGCCTCGGCGCCAACTCCCTCCTCTCCTGCATCTACGGAGGCTTCGTCGCCGGCCCCCACGCCCTCGCCTACGCCAAGGCCCTCCCCCCGCAAGAGGGCGACGGAGGCCACGCCGCCGAGCTCGCCCGCCAGAAGGAGTTCAACAACCAGCTCCTCAACAACCCCGGCACCGAGAACCCCTTCAAGCTCTGGCGCGAACTCGGCGACACCATGACCAAGCACGCTACCATCATCCGCTATAACGCCGGCCTCGACGAAGCCGACGCCAAGATCGTCGAACTGCTCGAGCGCTACGAGAACGTCAACCTCTCCGACAAGAGCCAGTGGGCCAACACCAGCTTCGCCTTCACCCGCCAGCTCTACAACATGCTCCAACTAGGCCGCGTCATCGTCCAGGGCGCACGCCTCCGCGACGAGTCCCGCGGAGCCCACTACAAACCCGACTTCCCCGACCGCAACGACGAAAAGTTCCTCAAAACCACCAAAGCCAGCTTCAAAGACAACGCTCCCGCCTTCGAGTTCGAAGAAGTCGACATCAGCCACATCAAACCCCGCCCCCGCCGCTACGACGCCACCGCCTGA
- the sdhB gene encoding succinate dehydrogenase iron-sulfur subunit yields the protein MAPSTIKVEIKRQSTPDAPSTTETFAIPYRPGMNITSLLGEIALNPVDVSGKPTTPITYDSNCLEEICGSCAMLINGKASMACSALVDKLTGPNHDQTITLAPLSKFPVVRDLAVDRSVLFENLKKVKAWVPIDGSYDLGAGPRQAPQIQEQRYPLSNCISCTICMEVCPQFNDVTNFVGAATIAQARLFNMDPSGAVLKEERLRALAGDGGIQECGFAQNCVQACPKQLPLTEAISDMGRDVFIQQVKDLFAR from the coding sequence ATGGCACCCAGCACCATCAAAGTCGAGATCAAGCGCCAGTCCACCCCGGACGCCCCCTCCACCACCGAGACCTTCGCGATCCCCTACCGCCCGGGCATGAACATCACCTCGCTCCTCGGCGAAATAGCGCTCAACCCCGTCGACGTCTCAGGCAAGCCGACCACGCCCATCACCTACGACTCCAACTGCCTCGAGGAGATCTGCGGCTCCTGCGCCATGTTGATCAACGGCAAGGCCAGCATGGCCTGCTCCGCCCTCGTAGACAAGCTCACCGGACCAAATCACGACCAGACCATCACCCTGGCCCCGCTCTCGAAGTTCCCCGTAGTCCGCGACCTCGCCGTCGACCGCTCCGTCCTCTTCGAAAACCTCAAGAAGGTCAAAGCCTGGGTCCCAATCGACGGTTCGTATGATCTAGGAGCTGGGCCACGCCAAGCTCCGCAAATACAGGAGCAGCGCTACCCCCTCTCCAACTGCATCTCCTGCACCATCTGCATGGAGGTCTGCCCCCAGTTCAACGACGTCACCAACTTCGTCGGCGCAGCCACCATCGCCCAGGCCCGTCTCTTCAACATGGACCCCTCCGGCGCCGTCCTCAAAGAAGAGCGCCTCCGCGCCCTGGCCGGAGACGGCGGCATTCAAGAGTGCGGCTTCGCGCAAAACTGCGTCCAGGCCTGCCCCAAACAGCTCCCCCTCACCGAAGCCATCTCCGACATGGGCCGCGACGTCTTCATCCAACAAGTCAAAGACCTCTTCGCCCGATAG
- a CDS encoding energy transducer TonB, translating to MSFGHVARIAGLSIGLFFLPSRAHSELLQAASIEPGPPGIPAPARTDIVPPGKNMTAPILIHSVEPRYPASAQRSSSPEIVIVNCYIELDGTTSNVHAVRITVARESDVNNYAKSLEDSAVEAVKHYKFKPAKKDGKPVPVELNVDVTFSTRSYR from the coding sequence ATGAGCTTCGGTCACGTCGCACGAATCGCTGGACTGTCCATCGGCCTTTTCTTTCTGCCCTCGCGCGCCCACTCCGAGTTGCTACAAGCAGCCTCCATCGAACCGGGGCCACCAGGTATCCCCGCCCCAGCGCGGACCGATATTGTCCCGCCTGGAAAGAACATGACAGCCCCGATTCTGATTCACTCCGTTGAGCCGCGATATCCCGCATCCGCACAAAGGTCGAGTTCACCTGAGATTGTGATCGTGAACTGCTACATCGAGCTAGATGGAACCACCAGCAACGTTCATGCGGTTCGAATCACGGTTGCCAGAGAAAGCGACGTTAACAATTACGCCAAATCCCTGGAAGACAGCGCCGTCGAAGCAGTAAAACACTACAAGTTCAAGCCCGCCAAAAAAGATGGGAAGCCCGTCCCCGTCGAACTAAATGTTGATGTCACTTTCAGCACCCGCTCTTACCGTTAA
- a CDS encoding type II toxin-antitoxin system VapC family toxin — MSKVFLDTNIFIYLIEDRGVNGRRAAELLDRMTERRDSVYTSTLTLGEVLTLPLQKEDVKLADQYERILTSPGVHLLDFDRVAARIYARVRLDKGIKAPDAMQLSIAAAAQCDLFVTNDDRLSRKIVPGIHFVSGLERVPL, encoded by the coding sequence ATGAGCAAGGTCTTTCTCGACACGAACATATTTATCTATTTGATTGAAGACCGTGGCGTGAACGGGCGGAGAGCTGCGGAGCTTCTGGATCGGATGACAGAGAGGCGGGACTCTGTTTATACCTCGACTCTGACTCTGGGCGAGGTGCTTACACTGCCCTTGCAGAAGGAGGATGTGAAGCTGGCGGATCAATATGAGAGGATTCTGACTTCGCCGGGTGTGCATCTGCTGGACTTTGACCGGGTCGCGGCTCGAATCTATGCGCGAGTCCGATTAGACAAGGGGATCAAGGCTCCGGATGCGATGCAGTTGTCGATTGCGGCGGCGGCTCAGTGCGATCTATTTGTAACGAATGATGATCGGCTGAGCCGCAAGATCGTTCCGGGGATACATTTTGTGTCTGGGTTGGAGCGGGTTCCGTTGTAG
- a CDS encoding GlcG/HbpS family heme-binding protein, giving the protein MIQLADARRIIAAAEKKAEELGQPMNVAVVDEGGNLIAFERMTNAWLGSIDIAQKKAWTSRAFDITTKDLGDNSQSGNQFFGIHASNDGKVMIFAGGIPLKKEGKVVGAIGVSGGSGAQDHAVAEAGAAAL; this is encoded by the coding sequence ATGATCCAACTAGCAGACGCCCGCCGCATCATCGCCGCAGCCGAAAAGAAGGCCGAAGAACTAGGCCAGCCCATGAACGTAGCCGTAGTCGACGAGGGCGGCAACCTCATCGCCTTCGAGCGCATGACCAACGCCTGGCTCGGCTCCATCGACATCGCGCAGAAAAAAGCCTGGACATCTCGCGCCTTCGACATCACCACCAAAGACCTCGGTGACAACTCCCAATCCGGCAACCAGTTCTTCGGCATCCACGCCTCAAACGACGGCAAGGTCATGATCTTCGCCGGCGGCATCCCACTCAAAAAAGAGGGCAAGGTAGTTGGAGCCATCGGAGTAAGTGGAGGCTCAGGAGCCCAGGACCACGCCGTAGCCGAAGCCGGCGCAGCCGCCCTCTAA
- a CDS encoding dipeptidase — translation MHKRGIFVSTLLLLTMQAHTQTNSPKSMTDPTAVHQSSIVIDTHADTPQRFVDEHWDFTDPLNGGMLNYSSAKQGNLDAQFFSIWVDPNQYPANVSAHRTLSLIDGTLEQVRKHPDKLALCLSSDDILATHAQGKFAVLMGIEGGHSIENDLGLLRDYYRLGVRYMTLTWSNTNNWADSSGDIDDEKVHHHNGLTPFGKQVVAEMNRLGMMVDISHVSDKTFWDVIATTRTPVIASHSSARALTHAARNMTDEMLLAMKKNNGVVMVNFFPAFIDENWRKAWAAQEPERKKAQQALEAEYKAKGSPVPYTASDKVDREFAAKIGRAPFNSLIDHFDHVIKVAGIDHVGIGTDFDGIPVPPAGIDSAADLPKITAALMARGYSADDMHKLLGGNLLRVFREVQAASDHNP, via the coding sequence ATGCACAAACGCGGCATCTTCGTCTCTACCCTTCTCCTCCTCACCATGCAGGCCCACACCCAAACAAACTCCCCAAAATCAATGACTGATCCCACCGCCGTCCACCAATCCTCCATCGTCATCGACACCCACGCCGACACCCCCCAACGCTTCGTCGACGAACACTGGGACTTCACCGATCCCCTCAACGGCGGCATGCTCAACTATTCGAGCGCCAAACAAGGCAATCTCGACGCACAGTTCTTCTCCATCTGGGTCGATCCCAACCAATACCCCGCCAACGTCAGTGCCCACCGCACTCTCTCGCTCATCGACGGCACCCTCGAGCAGGTCCGCAAACACCCCGACAAACTCGCCCTCTGCCTCTCCTCCGACGACATCCTTGCCACCCATGCACAGGGAAAGTTCGCCGTCCTCATGGGCATCGAAGGCGGCCACTCCATCGAAAACGACCTCGGCCTCCTGCGCGACTACTACCGTCTAGGCGTTCGTTACATGACCCTCACCTGGTCCAACACCAACAACTGGGCCGACTCCTCTGGCGACATCGACGACGAAAAAGTTCATCACCACAACGGCCTCACGCCCTTCGGCAAACAAGTTGTCGCCGAGATGAACCGCCTCGGAATGATGGTCGACATCTCCCACGTCTCCGACAAAACCTTCTGGGACGTCATCGCCACCACACGCACTCCAGTCATCGCGTCACACTCCTCCGCCCGCGCCCTCACTCACGCCGCCCGCAACATGACCGACGAGATGCTCCTCGCCATGAAGAAGAACAACGGCGTCGTCATGGTCAACTTCTTCCCTGCCTTCATCGACGAAAACTGGCGCAAAGCCTGGGCCGCGCAGGAGCCCGAACGGAAAAAAGCGCAGCAAGCGCTCGAAGCCGAATACAAAGCCAAGGGCTCGCCCGTCCCCTACACCGCCTCCGACAAAGTTGACCGCGAGTTCGCCGCAAAGATCGGCCGCGCGCCCTTCAACTCCCTCATCGATCACTTCGACCACGTCATCAAGGTCGCCGGCATCGATCACGTCGGCATCGGCACCGACTTCGACGGCATCCCCGTCCCACCCGCCGGCATCGACTCCGCAGCCGACCTTCCCAAAATCACCGCCGCCCTCATGGCTCGCGGCTACTCCGCCGACGACATGCACAAACTACTCGGAGGCAACCTGCTCCGCGTCTTCCGCGAAGTTCAAGCCGCCTCCGATCACAACCCATAA
- a CDS encoding putative quinol monooxygenase yields MHLTQWRIYKMAKFALYAELKAKPGKEADVEAFLKQGAEMAKAEAGTVHWYGFKEDKGGVFGVFDTFNDEVGRDAHLNGEIAKALMANAETLFSEAPKIHKIELVGEKV; encoded by the coding sequence ATGCATCTCACCCAGTGGAGGATCTACAAGATGGCGAAGTTTGCGTTGTATGCGGAGTTGAAGGCGAAGCCGGGGAAAGAAGCGGATGTTGAGGCTTTTCTGAAACAGGGTGCAGAGATGGCGAAGGCAGAGGCTGGGACTGTGCACTGGTATGGGTTCAAGGAAGATAAAGGTGGGGTGTTTGGGGTGTTTGACACCTTCAATGATGAGGTTGGGCGCGATGCTCATTTGAATGGTGAGATTGCGAAGGCTTTGATGGCGAATGCGGAGACACTTTTCTCCGAAGCTCCGAAGATTCACAAGATTGAGTTGGTAGGCGAGAAGGTATAG
- a CDS encoding DUF1440 domain-containing protein produces MRKDKPSVLRGIVTGVAAGIVATLIMDQFQKLSTAGGKTLEKQKKLAEGESPSQIAQEQAASEQKAASQEGSTEIVARKIAEATGTHLNKEDKKTAGQAVHYTFGTLMGVVYGVSSELLPEVTTGAGTAYGTLLFLAADEIAIPAFQLSPSPASTPATDHLQHWAAHVVYGGSLELVRSLLRRIL; encoded by the coding sequence ATGCGCAAAGATAAACCTTCCGTTCTTCGTGGAATCGTCACAGGCGTCGCAGCCGGCATCGTTGCCACGCTCATCATGGATCAGTTTCAGAAGTTGAGCACAGCTGGCGGGAAAACACTCGAAAAACAAAAGAAACTAGCCGAGGGAGAGTCCCCATCGCAGATCGCTCAGGAGCAGGCTGCCTCCGAACAAAAAGCCGCTTCGCAGGAGGGATCCACCGAGATCGTAGCGCGGAAGATTGCCGAAGCGACCGGCACCCATCTCAACAAAGAAGACAAAAAGACAGCAGGTCAGGCAGTCCACTACACCTTCGGCACTTTGATGGGCGTCGTCTACGGCGTCTCCTCCGAACTCCTGCCCGAAGTCACTACCGGTGCAGGCACAGCCTACGGCACACTCCTCTTCCTCGCCGCAGATGAGATCGCAATCCCAGCCTTCCAACTCTCTCCTTCTCCCGCAAGCACGCCGGCCACCGATCATCTCCAACATTGGGCAGCTCACGTCGTCTACGGAGGCTCTCTCGAACTTGTTCGCAGCCTCCTCAGACGCATTCTCTAA
- a CDS encoding peptidylprolyl isomerase encodes MMLRTLALSLALAASGQAQSTPAQSTPTPPADALPDAPSTTSNIKAPVVPTGPTAVIDTTMGRLTCKLYDKQAPLTVANFIGLAEGTKDWTDPKTLQKMRHQPFYNGTTFHRVIPNFMIQGGDRVGDGTGDPGYFFQDEIDPDLTFDTPGLLAMANAGPGPSGGGTNGSQFFITETEVPQLNGKHTIFGQCDAHTALLVASIARVERNSNDKPITPVVINRITIVRDGQPMPPLPVAPAVPATPAAAAPPQ; translated from the coding sequence ATGATGCTTCGTACTCTCGCACTCTCCCTGGCCCTCGCCGCATCCGGCCAGGCACAATCGACCCCAGCGCAGTCCACCCCAACGCCCCCGGCCGACGCTCTACCCGACGCCCCCAGCACCACCAGCAACATCAAGGCACCCGTCGTCCCCACCGGCCCCACCGCCGTCATCGACACCACCATGGGCCGGCTCACCTGCAAGCTCTACGACAAGCAGGCCCCCCTCACCGTCGCCAACTTCATCGGTCTCGCCGAAGGCACCAAAGACTGGACCGATCCCAAGACCCTCCAGAAGATGCGCCACCAGCCCTTCTACAACGGCACCACCTTCCACCGCGTCATTCCCAACTTCATGATCCAGGGCGGCGACCGCGTAGGCGACGGCACCGGAGACCCCGGCTACTTCTTTCAGGACGAGATCGACCCCGACCTCACCTTCGACACACCCGGCCTCCTCGCCATGGCCAACGCCGGCCCCGGTCCATCAGGCGGCGGCACCAACGGCTCGCAGTTCTTCATCACCGAAACCGAAGTTCCGCAACTCAACGGCAAGCACACCATCTTCGGCCAGTGCGACGCCCACACCGCCCTGCTCGTCGCTTCCATCGCGCGCGTAGAACGTAACTCCAACGACAAGCCAATCACACCAGTCGTTATCAATCGCATCACCATCGTGCGCGACGGCCAGCCCATGCCCCCGCTGCCAGTGGCGCCCGCTGTACCTGCGACACCAGCCGCCGCTGCACCACCCCAATAA
- a CDS encoding peptidylprolyl isomerase has product MPTKPGTYATFKTTEGTIVCELFEKDAPETVANFIGLAEGSKEWNSRSKKGAKLYDGTIFHRVIPQFMIQGGDPEGTGMGGPGYKFADETKGSKHGFQEKGKLAMANAGPNTNGSQFFITVADTSWLTGKHTIFGQVVEGYDIVEKISKVSKDGMDRPKTPVVLESVTVERIA; this is encoded by the coding sequence ATGCCAACCAAACCAGGCACCTACGCCACCTTCAAGACCACCGAAGGCACCATCGTCTGCGAGCTCTTCGAAAAAGACGCACCCGAGACCGTAGCCAACTTCATCGGCCTCGCCGAAGGCTCCAAGGAGTGGAACAGCCGCAGCAAGAAGGGCGCCAAGCTCTACGACGGCACCATCTTCCACCGCGTCATCCCCCAGTTCATGATCCAGGGCGGCGACCCCGAAGGCACCGGCATGGGCGGCCCCGGCTACAAGTTCGCCGACGAGACCAAGGGCTCCAAACACGGCTTCCAGGAGAAGGGCAAACTCGCCATGGCCAACGCCGGTCCCAACACCAACGGCAGCCAGTTCTTCATCACCGTAGCCGACACCAGCTGGCTCACCGGCAAGCACACAATCTTCGGTCAAGTCGTCGAAGGCTACGACATCGTAGAAAAAATCTCCAAGGTCAGCAAAGACGGCATGGACCGCCCCAAAACCCCAGTCGTCCTCGAGTCCGTCACCGTCGAACGCATCGCCTAA
- a CDS encoding class I SAM-dependent methyltransferase — protein MDTPTDTFYDDLADHYHLIFEDWSQSIERQAATIGPLLERYTNQVAPRVLDCACGIGTQTLGLSMRGHSLVASDQSRASVARAAREANLRGLKIQFHVADMRNLSSIPEENFDAVLAADNALPHLLLREDRDQALHEIAGKLRPGGILIATIRDYDHLIQTRPSIQAPLMYGPRGQRRIVHQLWDWDGEEYDVHLYLSFERSAQWTVKHYVSRYRALLRNDLSTSLHDAGFTAIQWLEPADTNFYQPVLIARK, from the coding sequence ATGGACACGCCGACGGACACCTTCTATGACGATTTAGCCGACCACTACCATCTCATCTTCGAGGATTGGAGCCAAAGCATCGAGAGACAGGCAGCAACTATCGGCCCGTTGTTGGAGCGATACACAAATCAAGTCGCGCCTCGTGTTCTGGACTGTGCCTGTGGAATAGGAACTCAAACCCTCGGCCTATCCATGCGAGGGCACAGCCTCGTCGCCTCCGATCAAAGTCGTGCCTCCGTCGCACGCGCAGCAAGAGAAGCCAACCTTCGAGGACTGAAGATTCAGTTTCACGTAGCGGATATGCGTAATCTCAGCTCCATCCCGGAAGAAAACTTTGATGCCGTTCTAGCCGCAGACAATGCACTGCCCCACCTGCTCCTCAGAGAAGATCGCGATCAGGCACTACACGAGATCGCTGGCAAACTGAGACCCGGCGGCATATTGATAGCGACGATTCGAGACTACGATCACCTGATCCAAACGCGTCCGTCCATACAAGCCCCTCTAATGTACGGGCCAAGAGGCCAGCGCCGCATCGTCCATCAGCTCTGGGATTGGGACGGCGAGGAATACGACGTCCATCTCTACCTCTCCTTCGAAAGATCAGCACAATGGACTGTAAAACATTACGTCTCCCGTTATCGCGCCTTACTCCGAAACGATCTCTCCACCTCTCTTCACGATGCCGGCTTCACCGCGATTCAGTGGCTTGAACCCGCAGATACAAATTTCTATCAACCTGTTCTTATTGCAAGAAAGTAG
- the mdh gene encoding malate dehydrogenase: MRKKVTIVGSGNVGATAAHWIAAKELADVVLLDVVEGVPQGKALDLLQAMPIEKRDCSIIGTNDYADTANSDVVVITAGIARKPGMSRDDLLTTNHGIMSKVVGEVVKASPNTIIIVVSNPLDAMAQTAFKQAGFPRERVIGMAGVLDSARFRTFIAEELKVSVENVTAFVLGGHGDTMVPLSRYSTVAGIPITELIEPTRLKELETRTANGGAEIVKHLKTGSAYYAPSAAAVEMVEAILKDKKKILPCAAYLQGEYGISGLYVGVPCKLGAKGLEQIIEIKLTPEEQAALQKSADSVKELCTVIGVA, from the coding sequence ATGCGGAAGAAGGTAACGATTGTTGGTTCGGGAAATGTTGGAGCGACGGCGGCGCATTGGATTGCGGCGAAGGAGCTTGCGGATGTGGTGCTGCTCGATGTGGTGGAGGGTGTGCCGCAAGGCAAGGCGCTCGATCTGCTGCAGGCGATGCCGATTGAGAAGCGCGACTGCAGCATTATCGGAACCAATGATTATGCGGATACGGCGAACTCCGATGTGGTGGTGATTACGGCGGGGATTGCGCGTAAGCCGGGGATGAGCCGGGATGATTTGCTGACGACGAATCATGGGATCATGTCGAAGGTTGTGGGCGAGGTGGTGAAGGCGTCGCCGAATACGATCATCATTGTGGTGTCGAATCCTCTGGATGCGATGGCGCAGACGGCGTTCAAGCAGGCCGGGTTTCCGCGCGAGCGTGTGATTGGAATGGCTGGCGTGCTGGATTCGGCGCGGTTCCGGACGTTCATCGCGGAAGAGCTGAAGGTGTCGGTGGAAAACGTTACGGCGTTTGTGCTGGGTGGACACGGCGACACGATGGTGCCGCTGTCGCGGTACTCGACCGTGGCGGGGATTCCGATTACGGAGTTGATTGAGCCGACTCGGCTGAAAGAGTTGGAGACGCGAACGGCCAATGGTGGCGCGGAGATTGTGAAGCACCTGAAGACGGGGTCGGCTTACTATGCTCCCTCGGCTGCTGCGGTGGAGATGGTGGAGGCGATTCTGAAGGACAAGAAGAAGATTCTGCCCTGCGCGGCTTATCTGCAGGGGGAGTATGGGATCTCGGGCTTGTATGTCGGCGTGCCCTGCAAGCTTGGGGCTAAGGGACTGGAACAGATCATCGAGATCAAGCTGACACCGGAGGAGCAGGCTGCGCTGCAGAAGAGCGCGGATTCGGTGAAGGAGCTATGCACGGTGATTGGTGTGGCTTAG
- a CDS encoding VOC family protein gives MITGGNATVFVANMDASLKFYHEILGLKISSHYGDHWASVEAGSFTIGLHPKSDKYPAPGTCGAMMIGLGIDEPIDVAAASLKASGVKNVGEVQRDQGGSFVHFHDLDGNELYLWESQKWS, from the coding sequence ATGATTACAGGCGGAAACGCAACGGTCTTTGTGGCGAATATGGATGCGTCGTTGAAGTTCTATCACGAGATTCTTGGATTGAAGATCAGCAGCCACTATGGAGACCATTGGGCCTCGGTTGAGGCGGGGTCCTTCACGATTGGTTTGCATCCGAAGTCCGACAAGTATCCTGCGCCAGGAACGTGTGGGGCAATGATGATTGGGCTGGGTATCGATGAGCCGATCGATGTCGCTGCGGCGAGCTTGAAGGCTAGTGGTGTCAAGAATGTCGGCGAGGTGCAGCGCGACCAGGGTGGGAGCTTCGTTCATTTTCATGATCTGGATGGGAACGAACTTTATCTTTGGGAATCGCAGAAGTGGTCATAA